One Streptomyces sp. RPA4-2 genomic window carries:
- the amaP gene encoding alkaline shock response membrane anchor protein AmaP: protein MLRIVNRVLLGVVGLALVVLGGSVLAIGLGVRPPSWWIHDGPHDVLLSDAERTRWRDQGWWWPAVIAGLAVLVLLALWWLAAVLRRRRLAEVLVDVGDGEGALLRGRALEGVLAEDAGRLDGVTHAQAQLTGRRGAPGARVQLLLEPHVDPGHTLHLLTTEALAHARDSAGLAALPAEVRLRAVKHRAERVS from the coding sequence GTGCTCAGGATCGTCAACCGGGTGCTGCTGGGAGTCGTCGGGCTCGCCCTGGTCGTCCTCGGCGGCTCCGTGCTCGCCATCGGACTGGGTGTGCGGCCGCCCTCGTGGTGGATCCACGACGGGCCGCACGACGTGCTGCTGAGCGACGCCGAACGGACCCGCTGGCGGGACCAGGGCTGGTGGTGGCCGGCCGTCATCGCCGGGCTCGCGGTGCTCGTCCTGCTCGCCCTGTGGTGGCTGGCGGCCGTGCTGCGCCGGCGCCGGCTCGCCGAGGTGCTGGTCGACGTCGGTGACGGCGAGGGCGCGCTGCTGCGCGGCCGGGCCCTGGAGGGCGTACTCGCCGAGGACGCCGGGCGTCTGGACGGTGTCACGCACGCCCAGGCGCAGTTGACCGGGAGGCGGGGCGCTCCGGGCGCACGGGTGCAGCTCCTGCTGGAACCGCATGTGGACCCCGGACACACGCTGCATCTGCTCACGACGGAGGCGCTCGCGCACGCGCGTGACTCGGCGGGCCTCGCCGCGCTCCCCGCGGAGGTGCGCCTCCGCGCGGTCAAGCACCGTGCGGAACGCGTGAGCTGA
- a CDS encoding VOC family protein → MAGMDGGRPSIYPTLLYADAKAAIRQLTEAFGFTELSVYESEDGTVMHAELVQGTGAVMLGSKGRGGVFDTAMKDAGPTGVYVVVDDVDAHHRRAVDHGAEILMPPTDQDYGSRDYLARDAEGNIWSFGTYAPETGA, encoded by the coding sequence ATGGCGGGCATGGACGGCGGACGTCCGAGCATCTACCCGACACTGCTGTACGCGGACGCGAAGGCGGCGATCAGGCAGCTCACGGAGGCCTTCGGCTTCACCGAGCTGTCGGTGTACGAGAGCGAGGACGGCACGGTGATGCACGCCGAGCTGGTCCAGGGCACCGGAGCGGTGATGCTCGGTTCCAAGGGCCGCGGCGGCGTCTTCGACACCGCGATGAAGGACGCCGGCCCCACCGGTGTGTACGTGGTCGTGGACGACGTCGACGCACACCACCGGCGCGCCGTGGACCACGGCGCCGAGATCCTGATGCCCCCGACCGACCAGGACTACGGCTCGCGGGACTATCTGGCCCGCGACGCCGAGGGCAACATCTGGAGCTTCGGCACCTACGCGCCGGAGACGGGCGCCTAG
- a CDS encoding class II aldolase/adducin family protein, with protein sequence MAEQRRDARVGRDVGGGAGGAHARKVADAWGELVATARRTVADGLVVGTSGNVSVRVGDTVLVTPTGVPYDRLTPGDAVGVGLDGRQTLGALRPTSELPMHLAVYRATDARAVVHTHAAHATAVSTLVTELPLIHYMAGALGGPVRVAPYATYGTPELAENMLQALTRRTACLLQNHGTVAYGDSLDQAYDRTAQLEWMSRVWLLASSVPGLSPALLSREQLGEAGERLRGYGRPGPDADGVPVA encoded by the coding sequence ATGGCGGAGCAGCGGCGGGACGCGCGGGTCGGGCGGGACGTGGGGGGCGGCGCAGGCGGTGCGCATGCGCGGAAGGTGGCGGACGCGTGGGGCGAACTCGTCGCGACGGCCCGCCGGACGGTGGCCGACGGGCTGGTCGTCGGAACCTCGGGCAACGTCTCCGTACGGGTCGGCGACACGGTCCTGGTCACGCCGACCGGAGTGCCCTACGACCGGCTCACGCCCGGCGACGCCGTCGGGGTCGGCCTCGACGGCCGGCAGACCCTCGGCGCCCTCCGTCCCACCAGCGAACTGCCGATGCATCTGGCGGTCTACCGCGCCACCGACGCGCGCGCCGTCGTCCACACCCACGCCGCGCACGCGACGGCGGTGTCCACGCTCGTGACCGAGCTTCCGCTGATCCACTACATGGCGGGCGCCCTCGGCGGACCCGTCCGGGTTGCCCCTTATGCGACGTATGGAACCCCCGAGTTGGCCGAGAACATGCTTCAGGCGCTGACCCGGCGCACGGCCTGCCTCCTCCAGAACCACGGCACCGTCGCGTACGGAGACTCCCTGGACCAGGCGTACGACCGCACCGCCCAGCTGGAGTGGATGTCCCGCGTGTGGCTCCTGGCATCGTCCGTACCGGGACTGTCGCCCGCGCTGCTGTCCCGGGAACAGCTGGGGGAGGCGGGGGAGCGGCTGCGGGGGTACGGCCGGCCCGGCCCGGACGCGGACGGCGTGCCAGTCGCGTAA
- a CDS encoding nucleopolyhedrovirus P10 family protein has translation MTSDRWTRAVRQRLGLGRLLPLGHSRDGAWITEEAAGTVLRRAAAAVPGVRLGALRVSLTDPERTYEPAVPPPPGALPPGPLRVTGEFAASADPSAPGGEPLPTAAARLRSALATAATERLGLMVTEVDLRVTGLLDTDTPPTPVNRDTPAPATGPTPLDGPGPVDETARVHGSRPVVGPGPVGESAAAEEARVVAAVLSVPGVDRLTGALGRPVHFTEVRGTDPALPRRHVRVELAVSAAERTADVARAVRARVAEVLPDLPSVAVLVTAVR, from the coding sequence ATGACGTCGGACCGATGGACGCGGGCGGTAAGACAGCGGCTCGGGCTGGGGCGGCTCCTCCCTCTCGGCCACTCCCGCGACGGCGCGTGGATCACCGAGGAGGCGGCCGGCACGGTCCTGCGGCGCGCGGCGGCCGCCGTCCCCGGTGTGCGCCTCGGCGCGCTGCGGGTCTCCCTCACGGACCCGGAGCGGACGTACGAGCCCGCCGTGCCGCCGCCGCCCGGCGCGCTGCCGCCCGGTCCGCTCCGCGTCACCGGGGAGTTCGCCGCCTCGGCGGACCCTTCGGCGCCGGGCGGCGAACCGCTCCCCACGGCGGCGGCCCGGTTGCGCTCGGCCCTGGCCACGGCGGCGACGGAACGTCTGGGGCTCATGGTGACGGAGGTGGACCTGCGGGTGACGGGACTACTGGACACGGACACGCCGCCCACCCCCGTGAACCGGGACACCCCAGCCCCGGCCACTGGACCGACTCCGCTCGACGGGCCGGGCCCGGTTGACGAGACGGCTCGGGTCCACGGATCACGTCCAGTCGTCGGGCCCGGTCCGGTCGGCGAGTCGGCTGCGGCCGAGGAGGCGCGCGTGGTGGCTGCCGTTCTGTCCGTCCCGGGGGTGGACCGTCTGACCGGCGCGCTGGGCCGTCCGGTCCACTTCACCGAGGTCCGCGGTACGGACCCGGCCCTGCCGCGCCGCCATGTGCGGGTCGAACTGGCGGTCTCGGCCGCCGAACGGACGGCCGACGTGGCTCGGGCGGTCAGGGCCCGCGTCGCCGAGGTCCTGCCGGACCTGCCGTCGGTGGCCGTACTGGTGACCGCCGTGCGTTAG
- a CDS encoding ABC-F family ATP-binding cassette domain-containing protein has product MISASGIELRAGARILIESATFRITKGDRIGLVGRNGAGKTTLTKVLAGEGQPAAGNVARSGEVGYLPQDPRTGDLDVLARDRVLSARGLDVLIRKMRENEQRIANGSGATRDKAMRQYERQETEFLTKGGYSAEAEAATIAAALNLPDRVLGQPLHTLSGGQRRRIELARILFSDADTLLLDEPTNHLDADSIVWLRDYLKTYRGGFIVISHDVDLVETVVNKVFYLDANRAQIDVYNMGWKLYQQQREADEKRRKRERQNAEKKAAALNAQADKMRAKATKTVAAQNMAKRADRLLAGLDAVRVSDKVAKLRFPEPAPCGKTPLMAEGLSKSYGSLEIFTDVDLAIDKGSRVVILGLNGAGKTTLLRLLGGVETPDTGGVVEGHGLKLGYYAQEHETLDPERTVLENMRSAAPDLDLVEVRKTLGSFLFSGDDVDKPAGVLSGGEKTRLALATLVVSAANVLLLDEPTNNLDPASREEILGALRTYKGAVVLVTHDEGAVEALQPERIILLPDGVEDLWGADYADLVALA; this is encoded by the coding sequence GTGATCTCCGCCTCCGGTATCGAGCTGCGCGCCGGCGCCCGCATTCTCATCGAGTCCGCCACCTTCCGCATCACCAAGGGCGACCGCATCGGCCTGGTCGGCCGCAACGGCGCGGGCAAGACGACGCTCACCAAGGTCCTCGCGGGCGAAGGCCAGCCCGCCGCGGGCAACGTCGCCCGCTCCGGCGAGGTCGGCTACCTGCCGCAGGACCCCCGCACCGGTGACCTCGACGTGCTCGCCCGCGACCGCGTGCTGTCGGCCCGCGGCCTGGACGTCCTGATCCGCAAGATGCGCGAGAACGAACAGCGGATCGCCAACGGCTCGGGAGCCACCCGCGACAAGGCCATGCGGCAGTACGAGCGCCAGGAGACGGAGTTCCTTACCAAGGGCGGATACTCCGCCGAGGCCGAGGCCGCCACCATCGCCGCCGCGCTCAACCTGCCCGACCGTGTGCTCGGCCAGCCCCTGCACACGCTCTCCGGCGGCCAGCGGCGCCGTATCGAACTGGCCCGGATCCTGTTCTCCGACGCCGACACGCTGCTGCTCGACGAGCCCACCAACCACCTCGACGCCGACTCGATCGTCTGGCTGCGCGACTACCTGAAGACGTACCGCGGCGGGTTCATCGTGATCTCCCACGACGTCGACCTCGTCGAGACGGTCGTCAACAAGGTCTTCTACCTGGACGCCAACCGCGCCCAGATCGACGTCTACAACATGGGCTGGAAGCTCTACCAGCAGCAGCGCGAGGCCGACGAGAAGCGCCGCAAGCGCGAGCGGCAGAACGCCGAGAAGAAGGCCGCGGCGCTGAACGCGCAGGCCGACAAGATGCGCGCGAAGGCCACCAAGACCGTCGCCGCCCAGAACATGGCCAAGCGCGCCGACCGGCTGCTCGCCGGCCTGGACGCCGTCCGCGTCTCCGACAAGGTCGCCAAGCTGCGCTTCCCGGAGCCCGCTCCCTGTGGCAAGACCCCGCTCATGGCCGAGGGCTTGTCGAAGTCGTACGGCTCCCTGGAGATCTTCACCGACGTCGACCTGGCCATCGACAAGGGCTCCCGCGTCGTCATCCTCGGCCTGAACGGCGCGGGCAAGACGACCCTCCTGCGCCTCCTCGGCGGCGTCGAGACCCCCGACACCGGCGGGGTCGTCGAGGGACACGGACTCAAGCTCGGCTACTACGCGCAGGAGCACGAGACCCTCGACCCGGAGCGCACGGTGCTGGAGAACATGCGCTCCGCCGCCCCGGACCTCGATCTGGTCGAGGTCCGCAAGACGCTCGGTTCGTTCCTGTTCTCCGGCGACGACGTCGACAAGCCCGCCGGGGTCCTCTCCGGCGGCGAGAAGACCCGTCTCGCGCTCGCGACCCTGGTGGTCTCCGCCGCGAACGTCCTCCTCCTCGACGAGCCGACGAACAACCTCGACCCGGCCAGCCGCGAGGAGATCCTCGGCGCGCTGCGCACCTACAAGGGCGCCGTCGTCCTCGTCACCCACGACGAGGGTGCCGTCGAGGCGCTCCAGCCGGAGCGGATCATCCTGCTGCCGGACGGCGTCGAGGACCTGTGGGGCGCCGACTACGCGGACCTCGTCGCCCTCGCCTGA
- a CDS encoding Asp23/Gls24 family envelope stress response protein codes for MTGAPGDTRRPSAVVVAAERGATRIADRVVAKTAAQAAREVLGPLPPDAAPPHATVLVRHDTARVHVHLELAYPTDIGARCKAVRCHVVERVSALTGMEVPEVTVQVERLHLVPVPGVAQGRTQ; via the coding sequence GTGACCGGCGCGCCCGGTGACACCCGGCGGCCGTCGGCGGTCGTCGTGGCCGCCGAGCGCGGCGCGACCCGGATCGCCGACCGCGTCGTGGCCAAGACCGCCGCACAGGCGGCCCGCGAGGTCCTCGGGCCGCTGCCCCCGGACGCCGCGCCGCCGCACGCGACGGTCCTCGTGCGCCACGACACCGCCCGCGTCCACGTCCACCTCGAACTCGCCTACCCCACCGACATCGGCGCCCGTTGCAAAGCGGTGCGTTGTCATGTCGTAGAGCGGGTAAGCGCGTTGACGGGGATGGAAGTGCCGGAGGTGACCGTCCAGGTGGAACGGCTGCACCTGGTACCGGTACCCGGCGTGGCACAGGGGAGGACGCAATGA
- a CDS encoding helix-turn-helix domain-containing protein yields MAETLKKGSRVTGAARDKLAADLKKKYDSGASIRALAEETGRSYGFVHRMLSESGVTLRGRGGATRGKKAASA; encoded by the coding sequence GTGGCCGAGACTCTGAAGAAGGGCAGCCGGGTGACCGGCGCCGCGCGCGACAAGCTCGCGGCAGACCTGAAGAAGAAGTACGACTCCGGTGCGAGCATTCGAGCGCTGGCCGAAGAGACCGGCCGTTCGTATGGCTTCGTGCACCGGATGCTCAGCGAGTCGGGCGTCACGCTTCGTGGGCGTGGCGGAGCGACGAGGGGCAAGAAGGCCGCCTCGGCCTGA
- a CDS encoding alpha/beta fold hydrolase, whose amino-acid sequence MRTAKATAAAVTVALAASAASVAVGRFASDAALKASPGRPLPTEPRLTVHATAPGRITLTRALASRRPGTYGLAGDGSHAVVGPVLENAPHTADTVVRRLEHVTHGTLRPGDRVWLTPNLYVGNPSTALGLDHADVDVPGELGPLPAWFVPGVRDTWVITVHGLGATRELPMNVMQFLHRSRLPVLDLAYRGDVGAPRPPDGLGHLGETEWRDLDAALRYAVRYGAAQVVLYGWSTGATMALRTAAHSALRDRIAGLVLDSPVLDWEATLRALATARHTPRALLPLAVRAAQGRTGLHGDRTWQAADPDRLTVPTLVVHGPDDVLAPWGPSRRLARRRPDLVTLHTVARAPHGALWNADPTEYEEVLRRFLTPLM is encoded by the coding sequence GTGCGTACTGCCAAAGCGACGGCCGCGGCCGTCACCGTAGCCCTGGCCGCGAGCGCGGCCTCCGTGGCGGTGGGACGGTTCGCCAGCGACGCCGCGCTCAAGGCGTCGCCCGGCCGGCCCCTGCCCACCGAGCCGCGGCTCACCGTGCACGCCACGGCCCCGGGCCGGATCACGCTCACCCGTGCCCTGGCCTCCCGGCGACCGGGAACGTACGGACTGGCCGGCGACGGCTCGCACGCGGTCGTCGGCCCGGTCCTGGAGAACGCGCCCCACACCGCCGACACGGTCGTACGCCGCCTCGAACACGTCACCCACGGCACCCTGCGGCCCGGCGACCGGGTCTGGCTCACCCCGAACCTGTACGTCGGCAACCCGAGCACCGCGCTCGGCCTCGACCACGCCGACGTGGACGTGCCCGGCGAGCTGGGCCCGCTGCCCGCCTGGTTCGTGCCCGGTGTCCGCGACACCTGGGTGATCACCGTCCACGGCCTGGGCGCCACCCGGGAACTCCCGATGAATGTGATGCAGTTCCTGCACCGCAGCCGGCTCCCCGTCCTCGACCTCGCCTACCGGGGAGACGTCGGCGCGCCCCGTCCCCCGGACGGCCTCGGTCACCTCGGCGAGACCGAGTGGCGCGACCTGGACGCCGCGCTGCGCTACGCGGTCCGCTACGGCGCCGCGCAGGTCGTCCTGTACGGCTGGTCCACCGGCGCCACCATGGCCCTGCGCACCGCCGCCCACTCCGCCCTGCGGGACCGGATCGCCGGGCTGGTCCTGGACTCCCCCGTCCTCGACTGGGAAGCCACGCTGCGCGCCCTCGCCACCGCCCGGCACACCCCGAGGGCCCTGCTGCCGCTCGCGGTCCGGGCCGCCCAGGGCCGCACCGGACTGCACGGCGACCGCACCTGGCAGGCCGCCGATCCCGACCGGCTCACGGTGCCGACGCTGGTGGTGCACGGCCCGGACGACGTCCTCGCCCCCTGGGGACCCTCGCGCCGTCTCGCCCGCAGGCGCCCGGACCTGGTGACCCTGCACACGGTCGCGCGGGCCCCGCACGGCGCCCTGTGGAACGCCGACCCGACGGAGTACGAAGAGGTCCTGCGCCGCTTCCTGACCCCGCTGATGTAG
- a CDS encoding DUF6286 domain-containing protein, producing MSEPQGSDSTTRRLPVMEKPPEDEFDRSASADAHDPARTAGEQDGAQGRFWSMRRVPAGIVALLLLLGAGVFLYDVTAVRAHRPALHWRRSLARQLAERPLDDTWVLVGAGIAAALGLWLIVLAVTPGLRDVLPMRRTHHDVRAGLHRDAAAMALRDRAMEVSGVQSARVRTGRRTVDVHAVSHFRELDDVRADLDATLADGIRGLGLSRPPALSVHVRRPGRKG from the coding sequence ATGAGCGAGCCCCAGGGCTCCGACAGCACGACCCGACGCTTGCCCGTGATGGAGAAGCCGCCCGAGGACGAGTTCGACCGGTCCGCGTCGGCGGACGCCCACGACCCCGCGCGCACCGCCGGCGAGCAGGACGGTGCCCAGGGACGGTTCTGGTCGATGCGCCGCGTCCCCGCGGGGATCGTCGCACTGCTCCTCCTGCTCGGCGCGGGCGTCTTCCTGTACGACGTCACGGCGGTCCGCGCGCACCGGCCCGCGTTGCACTGGCGCAGGTCTCTCGCCCGGCAACTGGCCGAACGCCCCCTCGACGACACCTGGGTGCTCGTCGGCGCCGGGATCGCCGCGGCCCTCGGGCTCTGGCTGATCGTCCTCGCGGTGACCCCCGGACTGCGCGACGTCCTGCCGATGCGGCGCACCCACCACGACGTACGGGCCGGGCTGCACCGGGACGCCGCCGCCATGGCCCTGCGTGACCGGGCCATGGAGGTCTCCGGGGTGCAGTCGGCCAGGGTCCGTACGGGGCGGCGCACCGTGGACGTCCACGCGGTCTCGCACTTCCGTGAACTCGACGACGTACGTGCCGACCTGGACGCCACACTCGCCGACGGCATCAGGGGGCTGGGGCTCTCCCGGCCCCCCGCGCTCTCGGTGCACGTGAGGCGTCCCGGACGGAAGGGGTGA
- a CDS encoding enoyl-CoA hydratase/isomerase family protein, with amino-acid sequence MASLDKDLDPVLDKDGVRLTVDDAIATVTLTNAAKRNAQSPALWRALTEAGRSLPGTVRVVVLRAEGKSFSAGLDRQAFTPEGFDGEPSFIDLARGTDADLDATIAEYQEAFTWWRRSDVVSIAAVQGHAIGAGFQLALACDLRVVADDVQFAMRETSLGLVPDLTGTHPLVGLVGYARALEICATGRFVAAEEAERTGLANLAVAAGELDDAVRDLAAALLAAPRDAVIETKALLRGARERTYEEQRRAERAAQARRLRDLAGVGD; translated from the coding sequence ATGGCTTCGCTCGACAAGGATCTCGACCCCGTACTCGACAAGGACGGCGTACGGCTCACCGTCGACGACGCGATCGCCACGGTGACGCTGACCAACGCGGCCAAGCGCAACGCCCAGAGTCCCGCTCTGTGGCGGGCGTTGACGGAGGCCGGACGGTCACTGCCGGGCACCGTCCGGGTGGTCGTCCTGCGCGCCGAGGGCAAGTCGTTCTCGGCCGGGCTCGACCGGCAGGCGTTCACGCCCGAGGGCTTCGACGGCGAACCGTCGTTCATCGACCTCGCGCGCGGCACGGATGCCGACCTCGACGCGACCATCGCCGAGTACCAGGAGGCGTTCACCTGGTGGCGGCGCAGCGACGTCGTGTCCATCGCCGCCGTGCAGGGGCACGCCATCGGAGCCGGGTTCCAGCTCGCCCTCGCCTGTGACCTGCGCGTCGTCGCCGACGACGTGCAGTTCGCCATGCGCGAGACCAGCCTCGGGCTCGTGCCCGACCTCACGGGGACGCACCCGCTGGTCGGTCTGGTGGGTTACGCCCGCGCGCTCGAGATCTGCGCGACGGGTCGCTTCGTGGCGGCCGAGGAGGCCGAGCGCACCGGTCTCGCCAACCTCGCGGTCGCGGCCGGAGAGCTCGACGACGCGGTACGCGACCTCGCCGCGGCCCTGCTCGCTGCGCCGCGCGACGCCGTCATCGAGACCAAGGCGCTGCTGCGGGGGGCGCGGGAGCGCACGTACGAGGAGCAGCGCCGCGCCGAGCGTGCGGCCCAGGCCCGGCGACTGCGGGACCTCGCCGGCGTGGGGGACTGA
- a CDS encoding lysozyme produces the protein MARGHQPFRRHARPLARALAASAAMAALAVTGTALTGGPAAAAGAPRGHDVSSHQKYVDWQRARAKGARFVYVKATESHTYRNPYFDQQYNGAYDAGILRGAYHFAVPDKSSGATQAEYFVRNGGAWQADGRTLPPALDIEYNPYSKHKCYGMTKAGLVSWIQDFSDELERETGRRPVIYTTAHWWNTCTGDSHAFAADHPLWLARYDSADIGALPGGWSAWTFWQYDNKGTLPGDQNLFNGSTARLKRLAKG, from the coding sequence ATGGCCCGTGGTCACCAGCCGTTCCGTCGCCACGCCCGCCCCCTCGCCCGCGCCCTCGCGGCGAGCGCCGCCATGGCAGCGCTCGCCGTCACCGGAACCGCGCTCACCGGCGGGCCGGCCGCCGCGGCCGGTGCGCCCAGGGGCCATGACGTCTCCTCGCACCAGAAGTACGTCGACTGGCAGCGGGCGAGGGCGAAGGGCGCCCGGTTCGTCTATGTGAAGGCCACCGAGTCCCACACCTACCGCAACCCCTATTTCGACCAGCAGTACAACGGGGCGTACGACGCGGGAATCCTCCGCGGCGCCTACCACTTCGCGGTGCCGGACAAGTCGTCCGGTGCCACCCAGGCCGAGTACTTCGTGCGCAACGGGGGCGCCTGGCAGGCCGACGGACGGACGCTGCCGCCCGCGCTCGACATCGAGTACAACCCGTACAGCAAGCACAAGTGTTACGGCATGACCAAGGCCGGGCTCGTGAGCTGGATCCAGGACTTCAGCGACGAGCTCGAACGGGAGACGGGCCGCCGCCCGGTGATCTACACGACCGCCCACTGGTGGAACACCTGCACCGGGGACAGCCACGCCTTCGCCGCGGACCACCCCCTCTGGCTGGCCCGCTACGACAGCGCGGACATCGGCGCACTGCCGGGCGGCTGGTCGGCCTGGACGTTCTGGCAGTACGACAACAAGGGGACCCTGCCGGGTGACCAGAATCTCTTCAACGGATCCACGGCACGGCTGAAGAGGCTCGCGAAGGGCTAG
- a CDS encoding SDR family oxidoreductase, with amino-acid sequence MDLGLKDRVYVVTGATRGLGNAAARELTADGAKVIVSGRDEKSAADAASALGPNAVGVAADNADPRTPARLIAAAREHFGGFDGILISVGGPPPGFVADTTDEQWTAAYESVFLGAVRLARAAVAELGDGGVVGFVLSGSVHEPIPGLTISNGLRPGLAGFAKSLADELGPRGIRVVGLLPARIDTDRVRELDGLSADPEATRAANESRIPLRRYGAPEEFGRTAAFLLSPAASYLTGIMLPVDGGMRHGF; translated from the coding sequence ATGGATCTTGGACTGAAGGACCGTGTGTACGTCGTCACGGGAGCCACCCGTGGTCTGGGCAACGCCGCCGCGCGCGAGCTCACCGCCGACGGCGCGAAGGTGATCGTCTCGGGACGCGACGAGAAGAGCGCCGCCGACGCCGCGTCCGCGCTCGGCCCGAACGCGGTCGGGGTGGCCGCCGACAACGCCGACCCGCGGACCCCGGCCCGGCTGATCGCGGCGGCGCGCGAGCACTTCGGCGGGTTCGACGGCATCCTCATCAGCGTCGGCGGGCCGCCGCCCGGGTTCGTCGCGGACACCACGGACGAGCAGTGGACGGCCGCGTACGAGTCCGTCTTCCTGGGCGCGGTCCGGCTGGCCCGCGCGGCCGTCGCCGAGCTGGGCGACGGCGGTGTCGTCGGCTTCGTCCTGTCGGGTTCGGTGCACGAGCCGATCCCGGGCCTGACCATCTCCAACGGTCTGCGCCCGGGGCTCGCCGGCTTCGCCAAGTCCCTCGCCGACGAGCTGGGCCCGCGGGGCATCCGCGTGGTCGGTCTGCTCCCGGCCCGCATCGACACGGACCGCGTCCGCGAGCTCGACGGTCTCTCCGCCGACCCGGAGGCCACCCGGGCGGCCAACGAGTCCCGCATCCCGCTGCGCCGGTACGGCGCCCCGGAGGAGTTCGGCCGCACCGCGGCCTTCCTGCTCTCCCCCGCGGCGTCCTATCTGACCGGCATCATGCTGCCGGTGGACGGCGGTATGCGACACGGGTTCTAG
- a CDS encoding neutral zinc metallopeptidase, protein MQFDDDADLDTSEVQDARGSRIPGGRATVGGGIAGLVALLLGLFFGVGPDQLGLSSGNDQPAATSSSLDQIKETCRTGRDANAKEDCRVVAVVNSVQDFWAQEFARRDGVYTRSPTVFFSNRVATACGTATSAVGPFYCPADRKVYVDLGFFDDLRTKFGSSGGPFAQAYVVAHEYGHHVQDLMGTLGRAQDGVSGATSNSVKVELQADCYAGVWAHHATTTKDPSTGRPLLSSLTAADIRDGLDAAAAVGDDRIQQRFQGRVTPETWTHGSAAQRQQWFYQGYRTGDMAQCNTFR, encoded by the coding sequence ATGCAGTTCGACGACGACGCCGACCTGGACACCTCCGAGGTGCAGGATGCGCGCGGCAGCCGGATCCCCGGTGGCCGGGCGACCGTCGGCGGCGGTATCGCCGGTCTGGTCGCGCTGCTGCTCGGGCTGTTCTTCGGAGTGGGACCCGACCAGCTCGGGCTCTCCTCCGGCAACGACCAGCCCGCGGCGACCTCCTCCTCGCTCGACCAGATCAAGGAGACGTGCCGGACGGGGCGGGACGCGAACGCCAAGGAGGACTGCCGCGTCGTGGCGGTGGTCAACAGCGTGCAGGACTTCTGGGCGCAGGAGTTCGCGCGGCGCGACGGTGTGTACACACGCTCGCCGACCGTCTTCTTCAGCAACCGGGTGGCCACCGCCTGCGGCACCGCGACCTCGGCCGTCGGGCCCTTCTACTGCCCCGCCGACCGCAAGGTCTACGTGGACCTGGGCTTCTTCGACGACCTGCGGACCAAGTTCGGCTCCAGCGGCGGTCCGTTCGCACAGGCCTACGTGGTGGCGCACGAGTACGGGCACCATGTGCAGGACCTGATGGGGACGCTGGGCCGGGCCCAGGACGGTGTCTCGGGCGCGACCAGCAACTCGGTGAAGGTGGAACTGCAGGCCGACTGTTACGCCGGGGTGTGGGCGCACCACGCGACGACGACGAAGGACCCGTCGACGGGCAGGCCGCTGCTCAGCAGTCTCACCGCGGCCGACATCCGCGACGGGCTGGACGCGGCGGCGGCCGTCGGCGACGACCGGATCCAGCAGAGGTTCCAGGGGCGGGTGACGCCGGAGACCTGGACGCACGGCTCGGCCGCGCAGCGGCAGCAGTGGTTCTACCAGGGCTACCGCACCGGCGACATGGCGCAGTGCAACACCTTCCGCTGA
- a CDS encoding Asp23/Gls24 family envelope stress response protein: MTDMTERNRTENPEGETPQTRKPTRRGGGDPATRGRTTIADGVVEKIAGLAARDVLGVHAMGSGLSRTFGAVRDRVPGGSKSVARGVKAEVGEVQTALDLEIVVEYGVSIADVARAVRENVITAVERMTGLEVVEVNIAVSDVKLPDEEDEEPESRLQ, encoded by the coding sequence ATGACCGACATGACGGAGCGGAACCGGACGGAGAACCCCGAGGGCGAGACGCCCCAGACCCGTAAGCCCACCCGGCGCGGAGGCGGTGATCCCGCCACCCGGGGCCGGACCACGATCGCCGACGGCGTCGTGGAGAAGATCGCCGGACTCGCGGCCAGGGACGTGCTCGGCGTGCACGCGATGGGCAGTGGGCTGAGCCGTACCTTCGGTGCGGTGCGCGACCGGGTGCCGGGCGGCTCGAAGTCCGTCGCCAGGGGCGTCAAGGCCGAGGTCGGCGAGGTGCAGACCGCGCTCGACCTGGAGATCGTCGTCGAGTACGGGGTGTCGATCGCGGACGTGGCCCGCGCGGTCCGGGAGAACGTGATCACGGCCGTGGAGCGCATGACGGGTCTCGAGGTCGTCGAGGTCAACATCGCCGTGAGTGACGTGAAGCTTCCCGATGAAGAGGACGAGGAGCCGGAGTCGCGGCTCCAGTGA